The stretch of DNA aaaaaagatgtttatcAAACTCAGGAGAAAGAACTATTGTGAGATGTGAGATTAAGATGTAGCCAAACACTACCTAAAATCACCAAATAAGCCTCAAAAGAGGGGAGTTACCATCCCTCTGATATGCATAGGCTTGCTGCAATGGGTCTGAATACCAAGTGAATATCCTCTCACCTGGATTGTGGGACAGTCTTGTCTACAAAGAGGAATATTGCTTTCTCAGATGGCAGTTGAATCCTCTTCCTGATGATCCACATGAACTGGGCCACGGTGATGTCAGATGGAACTAAGTACTTCCTCTTGTCAATATCAACAATCTGAGATCCGGAGACCTTCTCCACTATGACCTGTAAAGCACAGGTGTGTGAAGATCAGGCTTTTCTGGATTGGTATGAACAGACAGCTTCGGTAAATTGCTCACCAGTACAACAgtgggcagaggggaggaacaaaaatgtttcttgaCTGCAAGAAAATGAGAGGTAAGACTGGCTCAGCACTGTTAAAACATGATTTTGTGACTGCACTGAAACCTATATTCATCCACACAGTGGCTCAAAACTCCCTACCCCTGAGGTTGACAGCCATGGAGTAAAAAGATACAATATGCCTAAAAGAAACCCGTGACAGGGAAGTACACATATCTTTTCACTTTCTGTATGCTAAGAAACTGCTTGCCTCTCTACATCCTCTCCTCGAGAAACTGTGGAGAGCAGTGAGATTGCTtatcagccttcttttctccaaactagatAAACCTGGAGTCCTTAGCTGCCACTCCTAGGACATGCAAGCGTGACCATCATTGCTTGAAACGTTGTGGTACACAGAATTCTAGTTTTCAACAAGCACACCCTGTCTTCTTTTAAGTTGTCATACAGCTAAATAAAATAGAGGTTTAATATACATACCACCTTCACCCTTCCAACTTCACTCTTTAAATAATGTCCTGAGTTGCTCCTAACTGATGACAGAACCAACTGCTTGGTATGGCATatagcaaaagagaaaaataaaaaaggaagaaatactaGGAATAAATGTCATTAACactgaataaaaaaatccatatttaGGTAAACAGGAGGGAGAACCACCAGCCTAGTCTATTATCTAAACTGCCATTTCACCTGTTGTGCTCAAGCTTCCATCTAAAGCATTATAATATTCATTAACACTTCCCCCTCCGCCACCCCATTCCCTGAAGTCTTTTGTACTCATCCGTGGAGTATACCATACCATTATGCAACATGTGGCATTGAATCAGAAACTGCCACACCAAGCAGAGCCATGTGCATACTTGGAGGTAACTGAGTGCAGAGTTGGAAGAAGCCATGTTCTCTCTGAATACAGTCAAAGCTGATAATCAGAGTTGCAGTGGGAACTGTGGAATAATGCAAGggtctgttcattttttttacagtgcttTGTGCTACTGGTTTTGATTGGACATCCATGCTACCCACACTTCTATAATTACTGAATTTATTGGTTGGCAGTGATTATCAGCTTCCCACAGCTAGCCACCAAGCATTTTAGCCAGGCTCAACAATGCCTCAGGGAAGAGAAATGAAGTCACGGCAGCACGCTCTGGAATACCAGCTGGCCTGCACAAGGTGCCCGTTGAGCACTCCACTGAACTGCCAGAAAGGTTCTGTGATGTGACTTTTGCCACGGGCCTCTGCTGTACCAGACTTGCACTACCAGATAATCCAGCAATGTATTCATCTGACGATAAAAACTGTATGATTACAGCTTTGGTTGGTTGGATGAAGTTACGGCATGACAGTGAAGCCATACTAATAAAGTGCAGGTTTTGGCCATATCTGAATGAGCTCCAGATGGGATATGTAGGctgtaaggaaaacaaatagatAAAAATAATCACGACCCATGTTTACGCTGCTAGGCCACCACAGGAACTTGGCTATTCATAGACCAGGAGTGTTCGGTAACAGAAAGCAGGTAGATTTGCATCATCAATGGGCCTTTGTTTGCAACTTTGAAAAAATGGCTGCCAATGTTCATCACTCTTTTAGGATGTCTGTAGACTCAGGTCTGCAATAACAAACCGATTTTATCACTGGAAaccttacttttattttttaagaaacatgTTACTCTAAATGTGACTGCACTCAAGGCATACTGCTTGTTCCACCATGTTACTGTTGTCAAGGTGGGACTTACTGATGctattttctgctttgtattATGCTGAACTAACATTAGAGTGTCTTATTTTTATACCGTAGGAAACTAGAAATCAACTACAGGAAGGAAAGATGGCAAGATAGCCAGAGCAAAAAGCAACAGGTACAGGAGGAAAGAGAATAAAGTACTATTCGTGGAAATGACATGATACTTATTGCTCCACACAGGCTAGTTCTTGAAGGTAAAACTCAGCACATGGGGAAATAAGGCTTACAAGAGGTTCCAGGGTCTCCATTCCTTAGCTCTGCAGTCCCCATTGCTGCAGCATATGGGTAATGCTCAAGTAAATTGACAAAATATGGTTATCTTATGATCTGGAGAGGTTTTCCTTATAAATTTCTTCAGCTCTGCCTACAGAAGCGTGAATGCCTAGCAGCTGCCCCTTGCAGTTCAGTATGAGGGAACTGTAAAGTGGACCAAGAACAGCCTGAAAGGAATATTGGAGCCTTAACAacagataccttttttttttttttttaagtttacaGTAGCACACTAGGCATTTTAGCTTCATAACAGAAACTGGTGTAACTGGATGTCAAGGCTGTTGATGAACTGCCGCTACAAAAAATTAGATACCTTTAACCCTTGGACCACTTGACGCTCTGGACAAACTGCAGCGCTTGGAACGCATGAATTTCTTTCACCtcccattttattcctaaaaggTCTACCTTTAGGACAGAGGTAAGCTGTTCACATATTCAATTAATAGGTTTGAACCACTGAAATATCTCTAAATCCAGGGAGACAGATACAGCAGCTGAGAACTGAAGTCACTTTGACCTGTGTCACTCTGGATGGAGGCTATAACCTGGAAAGCAGGAAACATGAATTAAGTCTGAAAAACACTTTTGACTGTTAGATGCCAAAAGTATATTTGATATTAACTATTTTGTGAAAGGATATGAATTGTCAAGCACAAAACGTGTATTGGCTCAGGCAAAGCATCACACTAAAATTTGAGATTCAATTCTTGCAGCCATCTACATTGCATTGTCCATTCCTGATACAGCATCATGTAATTGTGACTCAACAGTGTGAAGTTTcagtgtctctttttttccctagggTTATGAAGGATATTCTTGAAATGGACTAATGGACATATGTGGAGATGTACGGTCATGAGCACACTACGGTCAATACATGAAGGAGTAGTTGGCCAAGCTGAGAATGGCGAGGATCGGATCACCTTGCCGGACTGCAGCTGGAGAAGATGCTGTGACTAGGTGCAactcagcagcagagaaagtCAATGAGATTAGAGGTTCTTCTCTGGGCTATGCTGTCTAAAGGATAAGTTATGTATCTAGAGGTCTTGCAGGAGGAGCACGGACTGGCACATGGTCGGATGAGATGTGTGAAATTTTACTCACAAGGAGGTAAGTTAAGAATTTGTACATGTTGCTTGCAGTTACATAAGGATGTGAACTGTGGTTGTTTCACAGACTGAAACATGATAAAGGACTGGAGTGAACAAGAGAGGTCACTTACTATTTAGCAGGTAGATAAGTATTAATGCAGAAAAGGGGAGGTCACCACTTGCACCATCTCTTCAAACAACAGAGTTTGCAAGAAGTGATTCACCAGGGTAAGCCTGGATATAAGCATGGAATACATGAGGGAAAAATCACCTTCCTCATACACCCAGAATGGAAGATTGTCAAAGTTTATAAAGATTTATTCTCTTTCTTGGGATCAGGCACACAATGAATCCTCAAGACCCTGAAGGTAGTTGCTGGGATATAATTGCCATTAGAAGCAAGCAGAACACTGATACACCATAAACATGCCTGGAAAGAGGTGAGGAAGTCAGCGGCTCATGCCTACTTGTCAATATCCAcggggacagagcaggaaatgtTGGATTAGTTACATGTGTAAACACCTTAAAACACCTAATGACACAGTAGGGAAGATGAATGTATTTAGTAGGATATGATCAACAAAGAGAGAGCTGGCTGGAAATAGCTTATCCACCTTTGCCTTTAAGTACTCAGATAAAGCTGGCTTGGTTACTCACCGGGACACGGTCAGGGTATTTGGCTCGGATTTTTGCCGACTCGACACATCTGTGCTCTGTGAACAAAACTCGTAATTAGTCATTGCATAGTATCGGGAGTGTCCTACGCTGAGAGGGCAGCGCCCGCAGGAACGGAAGCCTGCGGGGACCGCGACTGTCCTGCCCGCCCCGAGGGGGTCTCAGCCGCTCGGGGACGCCGTCGCCGGGCGTCGCACTGTCCGCTGGCGAGGGCCACAGGCAGTTGTCCGTCCAGAAACGAGACGACCGCCTCGGGCAGCCGACCCGGGCACACAGGAGCCGGGAGGCCCCAGGATGGCGACACAGGAGGGCGACGGGGCCGCCGGCGGGCAGCGCCCGGCCTGGGCCCACCCTTACCCAGCGCATGGTCCTCCTTGAACATCCACTTCATGGTGCGGGCCGGCGGGAAGCGGAGCCAGCGGCGGCGAGGCCCGTGTGCGGGCGGGCGGGGGCTCGTGCCGGGCGTCCGGGCCTGTCGCTGTCGCGGTCCCTGTCACAACAGCAGCCTCGGCTCGTCGGGCGGGACTTCCGGCTCGCCCGTTCCCTAGCAACCCCCCGCCGCAGCGCTTCCGGGGGCCGAGGGGCGGGGCTGCGGCTGCCGCGGCTGCGGCgcgccggcggggccgggcggcgggtGGCGCTCGCCCGACGGGCTCCTGGGGCGCTCGAAGCCGCCTCGGGGACTCCGTGGCCCCGCAGGTGCCCCATCTCCGTCCCACTCCTGTTCCCCGGTGCCCTCCCGCCTCGCCGCAGGCGTCGGCCCCGGAATGCGGTGGCGCGCCCGCACTGGCTGGCGCGCCCGGCCCCGACGTGCGATAGGCGCGTTGCCCCGTCAGTCTGGCGGCCGCCGTCTCCAGGGTGAGGGCGCTGGCCGAGCGAACGGCTCGCCATGGCTGGCGTGGAGCTGTTCTCGCATCCCGCGTTCCGCACGCGCTACCGGGCCGGGCTGTGCTCCGGCGCGGCGCTGGCGCTGCTGCTCCTCACGGGGCTCACCTACGTGCCGCCGCTGCTGCTGGCCTACCGGAGCCACGGTGAGCGCCACCTGACCCTGCCCGCCcggcgcggcacggcacggcgccGTCCGGTCCTGAGGCCTCGCGCTGTCTCTGCCTGCAGGTTTCTGGTTGAAGCAGAGCGCGTACCTGGAGCAGCCCGCGGTGCGCTTCCGATACGAGGTGCTCTTCGTGGCCACCACCGGGCCCGGCCCAGGCAGCTTTTTGGCGTGGAGCACGTTCCCAGCGTTCAACAGGCTCCAAGAGGACCGGCTGCGAGTCCCACTCCTGTCGGTGAGTCTGCCTGGCGCGGGGCTGGAGAGCGGGACCGGGTGGCTGCGAGCACAGCGCCGTGGGCAGGTGGCCTATCGTGCGCTGCTGCCTTGCAATAACAGCAGCTTCTTGCAAAGCCTCGTGCCTCGCAGCAAAATTCGCTTGGCACAAGTGATTTTTAACCAATCCACTTTTACTTCCTCTCAATGATTATaagagtatatatatatatgaatcacagaatcatttaggttggaagaaACCCTTAAGGTCATCAAGACCAACCATTAACATGATGAGACCAAGTCCACCGCTAtaccatgtccctaagtgccacTGGTGGTTTGCACGAAGGCATCAATTTACTTTCTTCACATCAGTTGTGCCCTGCTCTCTGCACGATCTGAAGCGTGCAGCAGTTGCTAGGTTGCCTCTCCTTTTGAAAGCAGGTATGTGTTTTCTAAAGCACCTAGTTTCTCCCCTGTAGATATTGAACAGTGGCAGTTATTTTATGCATTTCCTCTGTTATGAGTCCTGTTATGCATGCAAATAGCTGAGATACTGGGCATTTGTGGCACAGAAGTGTAGCAAGCCTTGGCTCACAGGCAGGAATTGACACACATGCCTATAAGACGCAGGCTGCAGTGGCAAGAGGTAAAAGCCTGACTATCTGTCACACATTCGCACAGGACGTGACAGAAGATCCAACACTAAGGCATGCTTTGTAGCAGGCAGAAGAGATGGTTGGAATGGCACAGGGCAGAAGAGACCTTGATGAGACCATATGAAACCTTGTACGATAGACAAAATTGCAGGCATCTTGCTCATCTCTAGTTCTGTGTCTATGAAATCAATAAGCTTTTTATTGCTTTCCTAAATATGCAGTTTATTTGCTTCTTTCATGTCTGCATGCTGCAGTTAGGGAGATCACCTggagttttacctttttttgaTTGTCTTTCTAACAGAAGTTctcatctttaaaaattattcttgtAGACTAGagaggaagacaaaaatcaaGATGGCAAAATGGATCAGTTGCATTTTAAATTGGAACTTCCTCTACAACCTACGGAGCATGTAGTTGGTGTTCAGCTGATCCTGCTCTTTTCCTACCAGCTTAACGTGAgcatttttagttttatttgttGTGACCTATAGACCCAGCGTAATGTTCCAGTAGTGATTATGCAAAAGCTGAAAGAACTTTCCCACACCTGCAACTTCTATCtaaaagatttattttgctAACAAATATTTACTGTTGTCCTCCTCTGCCAGGTCACTCCTAGCCTCGCTCGGTTGCGTGTTTTGATAGgttttacacagaatcacaattttattagattttcctttttttttttttaagctgtgtaTTCCTTTGGACCGTAGTGCAGCATGGAGGACAGAGGTGCGTGACAGTGACTATCAGCGTGTGTGGCACCAGGAAATAACTGAGAGTCTTGCAGTAGGCAGAAAGATGTGCGTTCTTACGTAGTGCTATGTCTTGACATAAGCAGTTAGCTTTCTGAGGTGGAGGGACGGGCTGTCGAGCTCCATAGATTTTGCTTACTTAACAGCTGTTGAAGCTACAGTAATCATCTGCCAGGATCTTCTGTATCTTGTAACTGTGAGGGGGATGAAGGTGTTACAgggagacagaaaaacaaaattctgCTACCATTGAATCTCAAGTGGCAGTGCACATAATACACAGCAGCGAGCAAACCACTAGCACGCAGAGAACCCTTGGATGCATCTGCAAGGAGCAGTAGCATAGATCTGCATTGGATGCAGCTGCACAGACAAGAAGTTGTTTTACTGGGGGCAACAGGCTTCATTTATCCAAGAGACTCTTGCTGACTGTGGATGGACGAGCTTAGCAAGCATAGCTGTGTGGTGTCAAAAACATTCTTAAATCTGTGAGGCCCAGAGGAAAGGCCCAACAGTTCTAAATTTGCACTGAAGAATTAGGTCAGTGATTAGTGAATGAGATAATTTTCCTTCAGGTTGTGAGATTGATAAGGACTAATGAACTGCCTCATTTGGTCCTCATTACAGAGCAGGAGTCCGTAGCTGTCTTTGACCGCAGAGTATTTTAAAGCGTGTTTCCAGTGAATGTGTTCAGTCAGCTCGCTACTTTTCATGTGTTACGGCATCAAATCTTTCAAGTCATTAGCCACAGGTTGTTGGACTTCAGTGAATTTCCTGTGGAACTTTGGTTTATAAAGCTAGGTAGCTAACAACTAAGGTAGTTGgttttgaaaagtatttaataATTCTTATTTGTTGGTCCCTTGTTTAGACTATTGTGGTGATCTGAAAGTCAGGAGTCAGGAAAAGAGTAAATCTGTGCAGAAAATCTGAGACAGAGGTAGAAAAGTGTCCTGTGTTCCCTGTGCCCCGCCCCCTCCAGCTGACCCcctaaattatctttttttgtgtttcagagaaTGTCTACGCTTGTGATGCAGACCATggcttttcttcagtttttttctCCCGTGCCAGGTTCTCAGCTCTATACGAATGGAGACCTGAAATTGAACCAGAGGCAATTACTTAAACACTGTGGACTCGATACCAGATACAATGtgaggaaactttttttttttttctttccccgtCAACTTCACCCCATCTTTATCCTGCTGGTACCTGAGGTGACACCCTAATTATTTGCGCTCCGCCACAGAGTGGACCCTAGAACTTTGGAACTGATATTTTCTTGATAGGCTGGAAAGTGGAAGAGGTTATTCCGCTGAGATGTTCAGGCTGATGTTTATGTGCATTCCTTCAAGGGCACGGTTACTTTGCGTGAGAAACTCGGTCAAATTACTTTCTTGAAGAGTGGACAAATAATGCAAGTATTCCCTCATTATAACAGGTGTCTGTGGTCAATGGCACAAGTCCTTTTGCGAGTGACTATGATCTAACAAACATCATTGCAGCATATTGGGATAGAAATGGTAAGCCTGAATGTGTAGCTGCAAATTACAGGACAGCAGTAGTTCATGTATTGGCAGCTGTTCTGTGAGGATTTGTATTAAGACTGAAAAGCCCTTTAACTTGgatgtttcttttccccattttaGTGACAACAGTCTTTTCAGATCCCAACCCTATTTGGATGACTGGAAGAGCAACAGATACACCATTTATCATTAATGCCACTATTCGTTACCCAGTGGAAGTTATCTTATATCCTTTGAAAAAGCGCATAAACTGTGACATAACCAGGTTGCATTGTTTGGGCTTCACATACAGTCCAAATGAAAACTTTTCTTCTATGCTGGTTGCTAAACTTTTCCTTTGTTAATTAAGCAAATGCTGTAGTTCTGGAGTTTACTGAATACCAATTTGCCCATTCCTCCAGATGGCTCTGCTTGCAAAACCATTTTCTGACTTTCTGTGATGAGAACAAGTGTTGCTTTTTCAGCCTTACTAACCTGGCCTCTAAGGCAGTTTCTTAGCCACTGACAGTGAATATCCTTAGTAAGTCTTGCTTGGTTCCTGCAGTACCTGCATAGATGCCACTAGCAAAGCAGGATACTGTATTCTGTGACCTAAAGGTAATAATTAGAAATCTGTACGCAAGCTGAGCTCACCAAATAATCCCACCCACGGCAGATGTGGCAAATCTGTTACCCGAACAGACAGACCCAgcagggtgtttttttcctgaaaaataattCTTGGTTCATTATGTTAACCACCAATTTTCTCAGACAGGAACAAGCCTGCATTCAAAAGAACCTGTACAGAGCACTCTTCTAATGAGGTTGTTTAACTTCCTGAGTATTGCCAGTAACTACTTTCTGTTGAGTCAGGGACGCAGTAGGCACTTTCCATGAGATTGATTTCATGTCTTCTAGGACAGACATTCTCTACAGCATTTGTTATATACTATGGTAGAAGGCTTTTAGGGGGTTCTGTGGTTCAGAGGCCTTGCATTTGCCACATAAACTGATGTGTAACAAGTTTTGTGCCTTTCCACCTGAGTTCTTTTGTTTAGTTATTGTTAGAAGCTCCTTCATTAACACTCCTTGACTTTCTTTAAATATCAGCCAGGATTTTGGGAAATGATAAAATTTGCCTGGATCCAGTATGTCAGCATTCTCCTCATCTTTCTTTGGGTGTTTGGTAGGATTAAAATGTTTGTATTCCAGAATCAGGTGTTGGCCACAACTCCAATATCATCAGTTCTGCCAGCGTCTCCAGTATTGTCCTACAAACAGCACCAGTCCTGAGGAGGTGCCTGAGAATGCTTTAAAGAAAGGCGGTTCAAAAACACATGCCTTTTATTCTCTACACTTTTTACTTTGGATGATCCGAACTTTGTAAGTATGATCCAAGGATGTTCTGTTTGcgcttcctttttaaaaatacatgttcaTTAATTTGTTTCTCTGGGAATAAAGTTTTATGAccgatttttttttaaatagttttgaCAGTTATAGAAGAAAGtagttatttttattgtaaCCAGAACACTTAAAAAACTGATAGAGAGCAATGAGTGCATTACCTCAATTTTGCTGAACATTGAAGACTGAAAATAATATATTAGTAGCAAGAATGTAAGCCATTTTTACTATTTTGTAAATTAATTCACGTCTGAGTTAAGAGTTCTGTCGAGCTATTTCTAAATTTGCAACCTGCTTCTGTTAGGGGGtcgaactagatgatctctaaaggtctcctCCAACCCCgacccttctatgattctatgaaatgcatttatgtctgctacaaaaggaaaaaatataaagactGT from Colius striatus isolate bColStr4 chromosome 14, bColStr4.1.hap1, whole genome shotgun sequence encodes:
- the TMEM231 gene encoding transmembrane protein 231 isoform X1 encodes the protein MAGVELFSHPAFRTRYRAGLCSGAALALLLLTGLTYVPPLLLAYRSHGFWLKQSAYLEQPAVRFRYEVLFVATTGPGPGSFLAWSTFPAFNRLQEDRLRVPLLSTREEDKNQDGKMDQLHFKLELPLQPTEHVVGVQLILLFSYQLNLCIPLDRSAAWRTERMSTLVMQTMAFLQFFSPVPGSQLYTNGDLKLNQRQLLKHCGLDTRYNVSVVNGTSPFASDYDLTNIIAAYWDRNVTTVFSDPNPIWMTGRATDTPFIINATIRYPVEVILYQPGFWEMIKFAWIQYVSILLIFLWVFGRIKMFVFQNQVLATTPISSVLPASPVLSYKQHQS
- the TMEM231 gene encoding transmembrane protein 231 isoform X6 gives rise to the protein MAGVELFSHPAFRTRYRAGLCSGAALALLLLTGLTYVPPLLLAYRSHGFWLKQSAYLEQPAVRFRYEVLFVATTGPGPGSFLAWSTFPAFNRLQEDRLRVPLLSRMSTLVMQTMAFLQFFSPVPGSQLYTNGDLKLNQRQLLKHCGLDTRYNVSVVNGTSPFASDYDLTNIIAAYWDRNVTTVFSDPNPIWMTGRATDTPFIINATIRYPVEVILYQPGFWEMIKFAWIQYVSILLIFLWVFGRIKMFVFQNQVLATTPISSVLPASPVLSYKQHQS
- the GABARAPL2 gene encoding gamma-aminobutyric acid receptor-associated protein-like 2; its protein translation is MKWMFKEDHALEHRCVESAKIRAKYPDRVPVIVEKVSGSQIVDIDKRKYLVPSDITVAQFMWIIRKRIQLPSEKAIFLFVDKTVPQSSLTMGQLYEKEKDEDGFLYVAYSGENTFGF
- the TMEM231 gene encoding transmembrane protein 231 isoform X3, with amino-acid sequence MRWRARTGWRARPRRAIGALPRQSGGRRLQGFWLKQSAYLEQPAVRFRYEVLFVATTGPGPGSFLAWSTFPAFNRLQEDRLRVPLLSTREEDKNQDGKMDQLHFKLELPLQPTEHVVGVQLILLFSYQLNLCIPLDRSAAWRTERMSTLVMQTMAFLQFFSPVPGSQLYTNGDLKLNQRQLLKHCGLDTRYNVSVVNGTSPFASDYDLTNIIAAYWDRNVTTVFSDPNPIWMTGRATDTPFIINATIRYPVEVILYQPGFWEMIKFAWIQYVSILLIFLWVFGRIKMFVFQNQVLATTPISSVLPASPVLSYKQHQS
- the TMEM231 gene encoding transmembrane protein 231 isoform X2, whose product is MAGVELFSHPAFRTRYRAGLCSGAALALLLLTGLTYVPPLLLAYRSHGFWLKQSAYLEQPAVRFRYEVLFVATTGPGPGSFLAWSTFPAFNRLQEDRLRVPLLSTREEDKNQDGKMDQLHFKLELPLQPTEHVVGVQLILLFSYQLNRMSTLVMQTMAFLQFFSPVPGSQLYTNGDLKLNQRQLLKHCGLDTRYNVSVVNGTSPFASDYDLTNIIAAYWDRNVTTVFSDPNPIWMTGRATDTPFIINATIRYPVEVILYQPGFWEMIKFAWIQYVSILLIFLWVFGRIKMFVFQNQVLATTPISSVLPASPVLSYKQHQS
- the TMEM231 gene encoding transmembrane protein 231 isoform X5, giving the protein MRCVKFYSQGGFWLKQSAYLEQPAVRFRYEVLFVATTGPGPGSFLAWSTFPAFNRLQEDRLRVPLLSTREEDKNQDGKMDQLHFKLELPLQPTEHVVGVQLILLFSYQLNLCIPLDRSAAWRTERMSTLVMQTMAFLQFFSPVPGSQLYTNGDLKLNQRQLLKHCGLDTRYNVSVVNGTSPFASDYDLTNIIAAYWDRNVTTVFSDPNPIWMTGRATDTPFIINATIRYPVEVILYQPGFWEMIKFAWIQYVSILLIFLWVFGRIKMFVFQNQVLATTPISSVLPASPVLSYKQHQS
- the TMEM231 gene encoding transmembrane protein 231 isoform X4 — its product is MYLEVLQEEHGLAHGRMRCVKFYSQGGFWLKQSAYLEQPAVRFRYEVLFVATTGPGPGSFLAWSTFPAFNRLQEDRLRVPLLSTREEDKNQDGKMDQLHFKLELPLQPTEHVVGVQLILLFSYQLNLCIPLDRSAAWRTERMSTLVMQTMAFLQFFSPVPGSQLYTNGDLKLNQRQLLKHCGLDTRYNVSVVNGTSPFASDYDLTNIIAAYWDRNVTTVFSDPNPIWMTGRATDTPFIINATIRYPVEVILYQPGFWEMIKFAWIQYVSILLIFLWVFGRIKMFVFQNQVLATTPISSVLPASPVLSYKQHQS